From the genome of Halomonas sp. I5-271120, one region includes:
- the parE gene encoding DNA topoisomerase IV subunit B produces MTQYSASSIEVLSGLEPVRKRPGMYTDTSRPNHLAQEVIDNSVDEALAEHAHHIQLRLLADGGIEVSDDGRGMPIDIHPEHGVSGIELILTKLHAGGKFSQSSYRFAGGLHGVGVSVVNALSRRLEVEVCRDGNRHAIAFEHGEKVSDLAVIGSCAKRATGTLVRFWPDESYFDSPKLALPRLKHLLRAKAVLCPGLKVTLTETDGSQSEWQYEDGLRDYLAQATDGFEVLPASPFVGHFADDEQGVDWALQWLPEGGEPLMESYVNLIPTPLGGTHVNGLRSGLLEALREFCEYRSILPRGVKLTADDLWERVSYVFSVKMLDPQFAGQTKERLSSRAVAAFVSGVVKDAFSLWLNHHVDQAEALAELVISAAQRRQKSAKKVARKKVTSGPALPGKLADCSGQDPAASELFLVEGDSAGGSAKQARDRETQAILPLRGKILNTWEVESHDIYGSQEVHDIAVAIGIDPVSDDLSKLRYHKICILADADSDGLHIATLLCALFVRHFPALVAAGHVFVAMPPLYRIDLGKEVHYALDESEKAAILKRLEGKRGTVNVQRFKGLGEMSPLQLRETTMAADTRRLVQLTREDGDGTFEMMDMLLARKRASDRKSWLEDYGNLADIEV; encoded by the coding sequence ATGACGCAATACAGTGCTAGTTCCATCGAGGTTCTTTCCGGGCTCGAACCGGTGCGAAAGCGCCCGGGGATGTACACGGATACCTCGCGACCCAATCACCTGGCTCAGGAAGTCATCGACAACAGCGTCGATGAGGCCCTGGCCGAGCATGCCCATCACATCCAGCTGCGCCTGCTTGCCGATGGCGGCATCGAGGTTTCGGATGACGGCCGCGGCATGCCCATCGATATTCACCCCGAGCACGGCGTCTCGGGGATCGAGCTGATCCTCACCAAGCTGCATGCCGGTGGCAAGTTCTCCCAGTCGAGCTACCGCTTTGCGGGCGGCCTGCACGGGGTCGGTGTGTCGGTGGTCAACGCCCTGTCGCGGCGCCTCGAGGTCGAGGTGTGTCGCGACGGTAATCGCCACGCCATCGCCTTCGAGCACGGTGAAAAGGTGTCGGACCTGGCCGTTATCGGCAGCTGTGCCAAGCGTGCCACCGGCACCCTGGTGCGCTTCTGGCCCGACGAGAGCTATTTCGACAGCCCCAAGCTTGCCCTGCCGCGGCTGAAGCACCTGCTGCGTGCCAAGGCGGTGCTCTGTCCAGGGCTCAAGGTAACCCTTACCGAGACCGATGGCAGCCAGAGCGAGTGGCAATACGAGGATGGCCTGCGCGACTATCTGGCCCAGGCCACCGACGGCTTCGAAGTGCTGCCGGCCTCGCCGTTCGTTGGCCACTTCGCCGACGACGAGCAGGGCGTCGACTGGGCGCTGCAGTGGCTGCCGGAGGGTGGCGAGCCGCTGATGGAATCCTACGTCAACCTGATCCCCACTCCGCTCGGCGGCACTCACGTCAATGGCCTGCGCTCGGGGCTGCTCGAGGCACTGCGCGAGTTCTGCGAGTACAGAAGCATTCTGCCCCGGGGCGTGAAGCTGACCGCCGACGATTTGTGGGAGCGGGTCAGCTATGTGTTCTCGGTGAAAATGCTCGACCCACAGTTCGCTGGCCAGACCAAGGAGCGGCTGTCCTCCCGGGCGGTGGCGGCCTTTGTCTCCGGCGTGGTCAAGGATGCCTTCTCGCTGTGGCTCAACCACCATGTCGATCAGGCCGAGGCGCTGGCGGAGCTGGTGATCAGCGCCGCCCAGCGCCGCCAGAAGAGCGCCAAGAAGGTCGCTCGCAAGAAGGTCACTTCCGGCCCTGCGCTGCCGGGCAAACTTGCCGACTGCTCAGGTCAGGATCCGGCCGCCAGCGAGCTGTTCCTGGTCGAGGGTGATTCCGCTGGGGGTAGCGCCAAGCAGGCTCGTGATCGCGAAACGCAGGCGATCCTGCCGCTGCGTGGCAAGATCCTCAATACCTGGGAGGTGGAGTCCCACGACATCTATGGCTCTCAGGAGGTTCACGACATCGCCGTGGCCATCGGCATCGACCCGGTCAGCGATGATCTCTCGAAGCTGCGCTACCACAAGATCTGCATCCTTGCCGATGCCGACTCCGACGGACTGCACATTGCTACCCTGCTGTGTGCGCTGTTCGTGCGCCACTTCCCGGCGCTGGTGGCCGCTGGCCACGTGTTCGTCGCCATGCCGCCACTGTATCGCATCGACCTGGGCAAGGAGGTTCACTATGCCCTCGACGAGAGCGAGAAGGCGGCGATTCTCAAGCGCCTGGAAGGCAAGCGCGGCACCGTCAACGTCCAGCGCTTCAAGGGCCTCGGCGAGATGAGCCCGCTGCAGTTGCGCGAGACCACCATGGCCGCCGATACGCGCCGTCTGGTGCAGCTGACCCGTGAGGATGGCGACGGCACCTTCGAGATGATGGACATGCTGCTCGCCCGCAAGCGCGCCAGTGATCGCAAGAGCTGGCTCGAGGACTACGGCAATCTCGCAGACATAGAGGTTTGA
- a CDS encoding YqiA/YcfP family alpha/beta fold hydrolase translates to MLSADIDRESTPASGVLYLHGFNSGVSSPKSQLMRAACSVVERAPLPCEAPQLSHRPNEALATAEAALEALGPRPLLVGSSMGGFLVSCLAERLGLPAVAINPAVRPARLMQSWIGEAFVNADTGERFVIDHRHHEALEALTPARLTPAHYLLLLGTADETLDCRDAFEAYAGCSTILHPGGDHGFSALADYLPAVLAHGGRRLAPGRVTTIFHHA, encoded by the coding sequence ATGCTGAGCGCCGACATCGATCGTGAATCGACCCCGGCGAGCGGCGTGCTCTACCTGCACGGCTTCAATAGCGGCGTAAGTTCGCCCAAGTCGCAACTGATGCGCGCGGCCTGTAGCGTCGTGGAAAGGGCCCCCTTGCCCTGTGAGGCCCCGCAGCTCTCGCATCGCCCCAATGAGGCCCTGGCCACCGCCGAGGCGGCACTCGAGGCCCTGGGCCCACGGCCGCTATTGGTGGGCAGTTCCATGGGCGGCTTTCTGGTCAGTTGCCTTGCCGAGCGGCTGGGCCTTCCCGCGGTGGCCATCAACCCGGCGGTGCGGCCGGCACGTCTGATGCAAAGCTGGATCGGCGAGGCCTTCGTCAACGCGGATACTGGCGAGCGCTTCGTCATCGACCACCGTCACCATGAGGCGCTTGAGGCCCTGACACCGGCCCGGTTGACGCCTGCGCATTACCTTCTGCTGCTGGGTACCGCTGACGAGACGCTGGACTGTCGCGATGCCTTCGAGGCCTACGCGGGATGCTCGACGATCCTGCATCCTGGCGGCGACCACGGCTTCAGCGCACTTGCTGACTATCTGCCGGCGGTGCTGGCCCACGGCGGTCGTCGCCTCGCACCGGGCCGGGTGACCACGATCTTTCATCACGCATGA
- the pgi gene encoding glucose-6-phosphate isomerase — MSHPTPIDQRPAWKALAEHAREMREVHLKTLFREAATTGEPRYPRFCRRAAGLTLDLSKQRFSNETFEGLLALAREAGVPAAISRLLAGERVNHSEDRPALHTALRLPADAHLEVEGQDLVPAVHETLDRMEAMVDKFHAGQWRGATGKAVSDVVNLGVGGSDLGPLMVTHALADYRPRDVHEIKVHFASTMDGSQLADYLSRLNPETTLFVLSSKSFTTIDTLSNARTARDWLLSRLVHDDHEEPSAIDRALVMRQHFIGVSASLEKMAEWGIAPANQLEFWEWVGGRYSLWGAIGLPIALVVGMANFRALLGGAYAMDRHFQEAPLEDNLPVLLGLAGIWNVNFLDIRAHSILPYDGRLEYFASYLEQLEMESNGKSVTNEGQVTAYSTCPVLWGQLGPNAQHAFYQLLHQGTQSVECDFIAPLRRYDRVEDAETRAHLKAQHRLTLANCFAQSRLLMLGDDAIEDDGPRPNHKRYRGNQPSSTVLLDRLTPHTLGALIALYEHKVFVQATIWDINPFDQWGVELGKQIAGETERILGSREGLETMDDSSQGLIQALWAAEDQASSEASEARAGISRAGASRREVS; from the coding sequence ATGAGCCATCCGACCCCGATCGATCAGCGGCCCGCCTGGAAGGCGCTGGCGGAGCATGCGCGGGAGATGCGCGAGGTGCATCTGAAGACGCTGTTTCGAGAGGCCGCGACGACGGGCGAGCCTCGCTATCCCCGTTTCTGCCGCCGGGCGGCGGGACTGACCCTGGATCTTTCCAAGCAACGCTTCAGCAACGAGACCTTCGAGGGGCTCCTGGCGCTGGCTCGGGAGGCCGGTGTGCCGGCAGCCATTTCGCGACTGCTGGCCGGCGAACGGGTCAACCATTCCGAGGATCGCCCAGCGCTGCACACCGCGCTGCGCCTGCCGGCGGATGCCCATCTCGAGGTCGAGGGCCAGGATCTGGTGCCCGCGGTGCACGAAACGCTGGATCGCATGGAGGCGATGGTCGACAAGTTCCACGCCGGCCAGTGGCGCGGCGCCACCGGCAAGGCGGTCAGCGATGTGGTCAACCTGGGGGTCGGCGGTTCGGATCTTGGCCCGCTGATGGTCACCCATGCCCTCGCCGACTATCGGCCGCGCGACGTGCACGAGATCAAGGTGCATTTTGCCTCGACCATGGACGGCTCCCAGCTTGCCGATTACCTGTCGCGGCTGAATCCCGAAACCACCCTGTTCGTACTGTCGTCGAAGTCCTTCACCACCATCGACACCTTGTCGAATGCCCGCACCGCCCGGGATTGGCTGCTGAGTCGACTGGTCCACGATGATCACGAGGAGCCCAGCGCCATCGACCGGGCTCTGGTGATGCGTCAGCACTTTATCGGCGTCTCGGCGAGTCTTGAGAAGATGGCCGAGTGGGGCATCGCGCCGGCCAATCAGCTCGAGTTCTGGGAGTGGGTCGGCGGACGTTACTCGCTGTGGGGGGCCATCGGCCTGCCCATCGCGCTGGTAGTGGGCATGGCCAATTTCCGGGCACTGCTGGGCGGCGCCTATGCCATGGACCGCCATTTCCAGGAGGCGCCCCTCGAGGATAACCTGCCAGTGCTGCTGGGCCTCGCCGGTATCTGGAACGTCAATTTCCTGGATATTCGCGCGCACTCGATCCTGCCCTACGACGGCCGGCTCGAGTACTTTGCGAGCTATCTCGAGCAGCTCGAGATGGAGTCCAATGGCAAGTCGGTGACCAACGAGGGGCAGGTGACCGCTTACTCCACCTGCCCGGTGCTATGGGGGCAGCTCGGCCCCAACGCCCAGCACGCCTTCTATCAGCTGCTGCACCAGGGCACCCAGTCGGTGGAGTGCGACTTCATCGCGCCGCTGCGCCGCTATGATCGCGTCGAGGACGCCGAAACCCGCGCGCACCTCAAGGCTCAGCATCGCCTGACGCTCGCCAACTGCTTCGCCCAGTCGCGCCTGCTGATGCTCGGCGATGACGCCATCGAAGACGACGGCCCGCGGCCGAACCACAAGCGCTATCGCGGCAACCAGCCTTCTAGCACCGTGCTGCTCGACCGCCTGACGCCTCATACCCTGGGCGCGCTGATTGCCCTCTATGAGCATAAGGTCTTCGTGCAGGCCACCATCTGGGACATCAACCCTTTCGACCAGTGGGGCGTGGAGCTCGGCAAGCAGATCGCCGGCGAGACCGAGCGTATCCTGGGCTCCCGCGAAGGCCTGGAGACCATGGACGATTCCAGCCAGGGCCTGATCCAGGCGCTGTGGGCCGCCGAGGACCAGGCGAGCAGCGAGGCCAGCGAAGCCAGGGCAGGAATCTCGCGGGCTGGCGCGTCTCGGCGTGAGGTGTCTTGA
- the cmoA gene encoding carboxy-S-adenosyl-L-methionine synthase CmoA, with translation MTDASYRDAIFSTPLDRVARFSFDEQVVACFPDMIRRSVPGYGQILGMLGVIAERHLRHGAHVYDLGCSLGAVGLALAGRLPADAFRLTGVDLSPAMVSRASETFAAECPAHAFEVVEGDIRALDYRSSGMIVLNFTLQFLPPADREAVIKALYDALEPGGVLVLSEKIVAEDEQENAWLVERYHDFKRANGYSDMEISQKRTALENVLVPDTLAAHHERLAGAGFPRSHTWFQYLNFASIIAFKDA, from the coding sequence ATGACTGACGCATCTTACCGTGACGCGATCTTTTCGACACCCCTGGACCGGGTAGCGCGCTTCTCCTTCGACGAACAGGTGGTGGCCTGCTTCCCTGACATGATCCGTCGCTCGGTGCCGGGCTATGGCCAGATACTGGGCATGCTCGGGGTGATCGCCGAACGTCACCTGCGCCATGGCGCCCACGTTTATGATCTCGGCTGTTCGCTAGGCGCAGTGGGCCTGGCGCTGGCCGGGCGCCTGCCGGCGGACGCCTTCCGCCTGACCGGGGTCGACCTGTCGCCGGCGATGGTCAGCCGCGCCAGCGAGACCTTCGCTGCCGAATGCCCGGCGCATGCCTTTGAGGTCGTCGAGGGCGACATTCGCGCGCTCGACTACCGCTCCTCGGGCATGATCGTGCTCAATTTCACCCTGCAGTTCCTGCCGCCCGCCGATCGCGAAGCGGTGATCAAGGCACTTTACGACGCCCTGGAGCCCGGCGGCGTGCTGGTGCTCTCGGAAAAGATCGTCGCCGAGGACGAGCAGGAGAATGCTTGGCTGGTCGAGCGCTATCACGACTTCAAGCGCGCCAACGGCTACAGCGACATGGAGATCAGCCAGAAGCGCACCGCGCTCGAGAACGTGCTGGTGCCGGACACCCTCGCCGCCCACCATGAGCGCCTTGCCGGCGCCGGCTTCCCGCGCAGCCACACTTGGTTTCAGTACCTTAACTTCGCCTCGATCATCGCCTTCAAGGACGCCTGA
- the cmoB gene encoding tRNA 5-methoxyuridine(34)/uridine 5-oxyacetic acid(34) synthase CmoB produces the protein MLSPDSHRRLYHAFVDQGLEPWLARLPEQLARGLDRKRHGDLPAWEKAVAKLPALADERRADLDQDTVSVNVALTEPQRRQCHNLLKKLAPWRKGPYSLGGIHIDTEWRSDWKWQRVYPHLSALAGRRVLDVGGGSGYHAWRMAGAGASFVLVIDPSPRFFYQFQAVRHFIGDGDGGRTHFLPVGIEDVPEKLEAFDTVFSMGVLYHRPSPLEHLQQLKDALRPGGELVLETLVVEGDTTTVFMPGERYAAMPNVYFLPSSAALSHWLERCGFSDVRVVDEAETSLDEQRATEWMSFQSLADFLDPEDPRLTIEGHPAPRRAVLIATKPA, from the coding sequence GTGTTGTCACCGGATTCCCACCGCCGCCTCTATCACGCCTTCGTCGATCAGGGCCTCGAGCCCTGGCTGGCCCGCCTTCCCGAACAGCTAGCCCGTGGCCTTGACCGCAAGCGCCACGGTGACCTGCCGGCCTGGGAAAAGGCAGTGGCCAAGCTGCCCGCGCTGGCCGACGAACGCCGGGCAGACCTGGATCAGGACACGGTCAGCGTCAACGTGGCACTGACTGAGCCTCAACGGCGACAGTGCCATAACCTCCTGAAAAAGCTCGCTCCCTGGCGCAAGGGCCCCTATTCGCTGGGCGGCATCCATATCGATACCGAATGGCGCTCGGACTGGAAGTGGCAAAGAGTATATCCGCACCTCTCGGCGCTGGCCGGTCGCCGGGTGCTGGACGTAGGTGGCGGCAGCGGCTATCACGCCTGGCGTATGGCCGGCGCCGGTGCCTCTTTCGTGCTGGTGATCGACCCCTCGCCGCGCTTCTTCTACCAGTTCCAGGCGGTGCGTCATTTCATCGGCGACGGCGATGGCGGCCGCACACACTTCCTGCCGGTGGGCATCGAGGACGTACCCGAGAAACTCGAGGCTTTCGACACCGTGTTCTCGATGGGCGTGCTTTACCATCGCCCCTCACCCCTCGAGCACTTGCAGCAGTTGAAGGATGCCCTGCGCCCCGGTGGTGAACTGGTGCTGGAAACCCTGGTAGTGGAAGGCGACACCACCACCGTTTTCATGCCCGGCGAGCGATACGCGGCGATGCCCAACGTCTACTTCCTGCCCTCCTCCGCCGCCTTGAGCCACTGGCTCGAACGCTGCGGCTTCAGCGACGTGCGGGTGGTCGACGAGGCCGAGACCAGCCTCGATGAGCAGCGCGCGACCGAGTGGATGAGCTTCCAGTCGCTTGCCGATTTCCTCGACCCCGAGGACCCCCGCCTCACGATCGAGGGCCACCCGGCGCCGCGGCGTGCCGTGCTGATCGCCACCAAGCCCGCGTAA
- a CDS encoding peptidylprolyl isomerase — MQKIDIEQLPGGQSAPPVQVGRVVIDEDAIAREMQYHPAESAAEAQLLAARSLVVRELLSQRARELGLPSVVDDQGIENDAAMTELLERELEVPEPDEAACRRFFTAHPTRFSTPTQRHVRHILLAAAPDDARARDAQYQLGERLIAELREAPERFTELAQRHSACPSKDEGGELGWLVSGQTVAELDRALQHLTEGTHERPLASRYGWHLVCINACRKGRRLPYEAVADRVRHDLHEQATRRALRHYLLALEETYGVEGVALDDDAAGALMQ, encoded by the coding sequence ATGCAGAAGATCGATATCGAGCAACTGCCGGGCGGCCAGAGTGCCCCCCCGGTGCAGGTTGGGCGGGTGGTGATCGACGAGGATGCCATCGCCCGGGAGATGCAGTATCACCCGGCCGAGTCGGCGGCCGAGGCGCAGCTCCTGGCCGCCAGGTCGCTGGTGGTGCGCGAGCTGCTGAGCCAGCGCGCCCGTGAACTCGGCCTGCCGTCGGTGGTGGATGACCAGGGCATCGAGAACGATGCCGCCATGACCGAACTGCTGGAGCGCGAACTGGAGGTGCCCGAGCCCGATGAGGCGGCCTGTCGCCGCTTCTTTACGGCGCACCCGACGCGCTTCAGTACGCCCACCCAGCGCCATGTTCGCCATATCCTGCTGGCGGCCGCGCCCGACGACGCCCGGGCCCGCGACGCCCAGTACCAGCTGGGCGAGCGCTTGATCGCCGAGCTGCGTGAGGCGCCTGAACGCTTCACCGAGCTGGCCCAGCGTCATTCCGCCTGCCCCTCGAAGGATGAGGGCGGAGAGCTCGGCTGGCTGGTCTCCGGCCAGACGGTAGCGGAGCTCGACCGGGCGCTGCAGCACCTGACCGAGGGCACCCATGAGCGGCCGCTGGCCTCGCGCTATGGTTGGCATCTGGTCTGCATCAATGCCTGTCGGAAAGGCCGACGTTTGCCCTATGAGGCCGTGGCCGACCGAGTGCGTCATGACCTGCACGAGCAGGCGACGCGCCGGGCGTTGCGCCATTACCTGCTGGCGCTGGAAGAGACCTATGGAGTCGAGGGGGTGGCGCTGGACGACGATGCCGCGGGTGCCCTGATGCAATGA
- the narI gene encoding respiratory nitrate reductase subunit gamma: protein MNYLNTLLFGLYPYLAGTVFLIGSLVRFDHGQYSWKTGSSQMLSSKHMRLASNLFHVGILVIFFGHLVGLLTPHWVYAPFMSASAKQLVAIVIGGLAGVMCLVGGAMLAHRRLTNPRVRASSSSMDTAIILLLVIQVTLGLLTIIPALGHLDGGVMLRLAHWAQSIVFFQGGAAAHLAGIGLIYKLHILLGLTIVLIFPFTRLVHVWSIPLGYLGRRYQIVRRRG from the coding sequence ATGAACTACCTCAACACCCTGCTGTTCGGGCTTTACCCCTATCTCGCCGGCACCGTCTTCCTGATCGGCAGCCTGGTACGCTTCGATCACGGCCAGTATTCCTGGAAGACCGGCTCCAGCCAGATGCTGTCGTCGAAGCATATGCGGCTGGCCAGCAACCTCTTCCATGTCGGCATCCTGGTGATCTTCTTCGGCCACCTGGTGGGGTTGCTGACCCCCCACTGGGTCTATGCCCCCTTCATGAGCGCCAGCGCCAAGCAACTGGTCGCCATCGTGATCGGCGGCCTCGCCGGCGTCATGTGCCTGGTGGGGGGCGCCATGCTAGCGCATCGACGCCTCACCAACCCCAGGGTGAGGGCGTCCTCCAGTTCGATGGATACCGCCATCATCCTCCTGCTGGTGATCCAGGTGACCCTAGGGCTATTGACCATCATTCCCGCCCTAGGGCACCTGGACGGCGGCGTGATGCTCCGGCTCGCCCACTGGGCTCAGTCCATCGTTTTCTTCCAGGGCGGGGCGGCGGCGCATCTCGCCGGGATCGGCCTGATCTACAAGCTGCATATCCTGCTGGGCTTGACCATCGTGCTGATCTTTCCCTTCACTCGCCTGGTGCACGTCTGGAGCATTCCGTTAGGTTATCTGGGCAGGCGCTATCAGATCGTCCGCCGCCGTGGCTAA
- the narJ gene encoding nitrate reductase molybdenum cofactor assembly chaperone, translated as MTSHARDDRAPDMLSLRALARLLDYPTAELQAAAGELEAVIAAEPRLAGALRSRLGDWCRRLAEADLLDRQAEYVGLFDRGRSTSLLLFEHVHGESRDRGQAMVDLLAEYRAAGFELDARELPDYLPLFLEYLSTRPEGEIGRWLGEIRHILALLAARLEEREADHALVPLALLALIGAEDDIDAHRPQVREEASDHTPEALDAVWEEEAVRFSAESDQDCALQSAEGRRLAERKHVTPSEAVRVLDPTVSVSRPQGDQP; from the coding sequence ATGACTAGCCATGCACGCGACGACCGAGCCCCGGACATGCTGAGCCTGCGGGCCCTGGCCCGGTTGCTGGATTACCCGACCGCCGAGTTGCAGGCAGCGGCCGGCGAGCTCGAGGCCGTCATCGCCGCGGAGCCGCGCCTGGCGGGTGCACTGCGCTCCCGGCTGGGTGACTGGTGCCGGCGGCTGGCCGAGGCGGACCTGCTCGACCGGCAGGCCGAGTATGTTGGCTTGTTCGATCGCGGGCGTTCGACCTCGTTGCTGCTGTTCGAGCACGTGCACGGCGAGTCCCGGGATCGCGGCCAGGCGATGGTCGACCTGCTGGCCGAGTACCGGGCCGCCGGTTTCGAGCTCGACGCCCGCGAGCTGCCCGACTACCTGCCGCTGTTCCTCGAATACCTCTCCACACGACCAGAGGGCGAGATCGGCCGCTGGCTGGGCGAGATTCGCCATATCCTGGCGCTGCTCGCCGCCCGTCTCGAGGAGCGCGAGGCCGACCACGCCCTGGTGCCGCTGGCGCTGCTGGCGCTGATCGGCGCCGAAGACGACATTGACGCCCATCGCCCCCAGGTTCGCGAGGAAGCGTCGGATCATACTCCCGAGGCGCTGGACGCGGTCTGGGAGGAAGAGGCGGTGCGCTTCTCCGCCGAGTCGGACCAGGATTGCGCCCTGCAGTCCGCCGAGGGGCGGCGCCTCGCCGAGCGCAAGCACGTGACGCCCAGCGAAGCGGTACGGGTCCTCGACCCCACTGTCTCCGTGTCGCGGCCTCAAGGAGATCAGCCATGA
- the narH gene encoding nitrate reductase subunit beta yields MKIRSQVGMVLNLDKCIGCHTCSVTCKNVWTSREGMEYAWFNNVETKPGIGYPKEWESQAKWKGGWLRRQDGRIEPRIGGKWRVLANIFANPDLPEIDDYYEPFTFDYQHLHQAKAGEHQPVARPRSLISGQRMQKIEWGPNWEEILGTEFAKRRHDANFEQIQADIYGQFENTFMMYLPRLCEHCLNPSCVASCPSGAIYKREEDGIVLIDQDKCRGWRMCISGCPYKKIYYNWKSGKSEKCIFCYPRIESGQPTVCSETCVGRIRYLGVLLYDADRIEEVAASEDERDLYHRQCEIFLDPHDPAVIAQAKQDGIPDNVIQAAQASPVYKLAIDWQLALPLHPEYRTLPMVWYVPPLSPIQSAAEAGHVEHDGVLPKIESLRIPVQYLANLLTAGEEAPVVLALKRLMAMRVYMRGKHVEGAAETSVLDEVGLSEAQVEEMYRYLAIADYEDRFVIPTSHRETARDAFPERGGCGFSFGNGCQGGSNEASLFGGRKQTTTLVKPVGTFDPQNDGRSEQKSEEARND; encoded by the coding sequence ATGAAGATTCGTTCCCAGGTTGGCATGGTCCTCAATCTCGACAAGTGCATCGGCTGTCATACCTGCTCGGTGACCTGCAAGAACGTCTGGACTAGCCGCGAAGGCATGGAATATGCCTGGTTCAACAACGTCGAGACCAAGCCCGGCATCGGCTATCCCAAGGAGTGGGAGAGCCAAGCTAAATGGAAGGGCGGCTGGCTCAGGCGCCAGGACGGCCGGATCGAGCCGCGCATCGGTGGCAAGTGGCGAGTGCTGGCGAACATCTTCGCCAATCCCGATCTGCCGGAGATCGATGATTACTACGAGCCGTTCACCTTCGACTACCAGCATCTGCACCAGGCCAAGGCCGGCGAGCATCAGCCGGTGGCCCGGCCGCGCTCGCTGATCTCCGGGCAGCGCATGCAAAAGATCGAGTGGGGCCCGAACTGGGAGGAGATCCTCGGCACCGAGTTCGCCAAGCGGCGTCACGATGCGAACTTCGAGCAGATCCAGGCCGACATCTATGGCCAGTTCGAGAACACCTTCATGATGTATCTGCCCAGGCTCTGCGAGCACTGCCTGAATCCGAGCTGTGTGGCGTCCTGCCCGAGTGGCGCGATCTACAAGCGAGAGGAAGACGGCATCGTGCTGATCGATCAGGACAAGTGCCGTGGCTGGCGGATGTGCATCTCCGGCTGCCCGTACAAGAAGATCTATTACAACTGGAAGTCCGGCAAGTCCGAGAAGTGCATCTTCTGCTACCCGCGCATCGAGTCGGGCCAGCCGACGGTGTGCTCCGAGACCTGCGTGGGGCGCATCCGCTACCTGGGCGTGCTGCTTTACGATGCCGACCGCATCGAGGAGGTGGCCGCCTCCGAGGACGAGCGCGACCTCTATCACCGCCAGTGCGAGATCTTTCTCGACCCCCATGATCCGGCGGTGATTGCCCAAGCGAAGCAGGACGGCATTCCCGACAACGTCATCCAGGCCGCCCAGGCCTCGCCGGTCTATAAGTTGGCCATCGATTGGCAGCTGGCCCTGCCGCTGCACCCGGAGTACCGCACATTGCCGATGGTCTGGTACGTGCCGCCGCTGTCGCCGATCCAGTCCGCGGCGGAGGCCGGCCACGTGGAGCATGACGGCGTGTTGCCGAAGATCGAGTCACTGCGCATCCCGGTGCAGTACCTGGCCAACCTGCTCACCGCCGGCGAGGAGGCGCCGGTGGTGCTGGCCCTGAAGCGGTTGATGGCGATGCGGGTCTACATGCGCGGCAAGCATGTGGAGGGCGCGGCCGAGACCTCGGTGCTCGACGAGGTGGGCCTCAGCGAGGCGCAGGTCGAGGAAATGTATCGCTATTTGGCCATCGCCGACTACGAGGATCGCTTCGTGATTCCTACCAGCCATCGGGAAACGGCTCGCGATGCCTTCCCCGAGCGCGGCGGCTGCGGCTTCAGCTTCGGCAACGGCTGCCAGGGCGGCAGCAACGAGGCGAGCCTGTTCGGTGGACGCAAGCAGACCACGACCCTGGTCAAGCCGGTGGGCACCTTCGATCCTCAGAACGATGGTCGGAGCGAGCAAAAGAGTGAGGAGGCGCGCAATGACTAG